The sequence below is a genomic window from Glycine max cultivar Williams 82 chromosome 20, Glycine_max_v4.0, whole genome shotgun sequence.
TAACATCTTCGTATATTTTTGCGCACATTTTTCTTGTTAGAAGATACTACTACATACGAAGCTAACGTACTTTGCAAGACAAGCGATATGGTGCATTGCCCGGAAGTAAATTGTTAGGTTTAAGTCGCAGTTTCTTAGCACTGCATCCCCCTCCCTAAGCCTAGATATTCGTCACACTTGACGTAGTCTTAAACGGTTTATAATACCCTAACCCCAaggaaaaactaaaatagaatcAACAAACATATTCACGAAGCAATATTGATTGTCAACTTCCCTCAATttccaaatataaaattagaatttgtCACTATCGTAATATGGAGGGATCGTGCCATCGTGAGATGATCGTAGCcgtaaaaattgttttaataaagaaaaacacaacTGCAGGAGATCTTGTGCAATAGTGGATAATGATTTCATCACACATTAGCAGCTGATGATAGttttaaactttatctttttcatttttcaactttgttaCGTGGTTGATGATAGTAGTTTTCTTGAGGTTGAGGTAATCAAGCTATAAAAGTTTCGTTAAATGAAGGACCATCGAGTGGTTAAGACTCTCACACTTGGTTGTTGTTAAATATGATGTATGAATATGTTCATTAAGGCACTTGATTACAATTATAACAACTGAGATACGTATCACTTGATTACAATTATAACAACTGAGATACGTATGCTGAATTATGAAATCATCATTAACTTGTTGCCAGTTTGGCAGTGCCAAGTTGAATCTTGGCTGTCACTAGCGTACAGCACAGCCTTTGGAATACGATCCTTCAATCTTTCATGCAACAaagaaattattgatttttccaTTTTTCCGTAAGAAACACGAGTTATAATGTCAACCACAACTCTTACTATACCCGTTCTTTTGAGGAAATCCAAACATTAATTTATGGTAACAGAACAAGCATGCTACCGCAAATGGGATTCCCTTTTAGCATGGCTatctcttttctttgaaaattatttatctaatcaTCATTTAGAAGTGACGAAATTTTctcaattcttttttaaaagataaacaataaaatataataattcaacCTTTTTTTGAAGTTTCACACAGTAAAAATAGGgataggataaaaaaaaagcatgttaAATGGTAGCTATTATCtaaattagttttgaagttATTCAACTAtagcaacaaaaaataattaaatttacagacaaaaaataattaaatagctATTATCTAAATTATATTCCAAGTGGTctcatcttttatttctttttcttttttaccctTGAGTGGTTTAGTCGacttattctataaaaaaaaaacagaattacAATCTATCATTcaatagaaaattaataattaaattttattaaaacatacacatatttaataattatatttatacattTCTTACTTTAAAagggtaaataatttttatttatttatttatttatatcataatCAATTGTTATATTGGTTGTCATAACTTGCTAAGTCCTTCCAGTAATGAGAGTTTTAGATAGTTTGTATAAGATTCTAAGTTTAAACCTTATTGCAGTCATTATACAGACAAAAATAGATATTGGTTGTCACACTAGCTATGAGATTTATTTTTAGGTTCCGCTGTAAGATTTATAAGGAGGAGGAGAAACCCACTTGCTTATATacgataaatttaaaatatcagagttttatttacttaaatagataattaaaaaagaaatcaattatTTAATCCTTTTAAAATATAGGAGGCGcgcaataaattaaaattgtctgAAACTTCACAAAATCTTCGCATTTAGAatacaaaagaaagaacaaagagAGGAAGTAATATAAAAGGATGGATCTATACAAATTCGCTAttatgtgtgtgtgcgtgttaGGAAAGAATCCGAGAATTTGGCATGTCCCAGTGGAAGACAATAGTTGAGAAGGTAGAACAACGATTGCATTAGCCTTGTCACCAAGAACGGTTAACTTTTTGATAAGTGTATGAATTTGTCAaagtaatatttaaatgataagatTAAGTATCGAGTTTACAATAACTTTGATTGTATCCAGAGTTTATATATACTgagttttaaacaaataaataatgaataaactaaaatattttttaaagtgatagtgttgaaatataaacttcAACCATAACAAACAACCCATAGAAAAATGAAGCAAGATACAAGagacaagaaaacaaacacttGAAGGTGGAAAATGATAATTGGTGTAGATATTTGGAGAAATATTGAGTGTTTGATCTACCAAAATTACTCTTAATGCAATGTTAAAGATTTTTCCCGTTTAAAGTAATTCTAACTGTTACTTTTATCAACTACACTATTCTAACCATGATTTGTCATGTGAAAGAACCTAAATTACCTAATTTCACTCTTAATTCCTTAAGAGCTAAACTAAGTAACTTGCTTAAGATTAACGATGCATAAATAAGGCTAAATAATACCATTCTCTCTCTAGACATGGATTATCTAGAAACTTCTTCAAGTTTTTAGGgtaaaaacattttccaatgatTAAAACCTTATAGCATACATGTGAATGGTAATCAAATCATAAACAAGACAATACACttagaaagaaaacaataatattaaatagataataaagatcattacatcaaagagtgtttgataTTCATATCCCAAAAATGAGTAATTAAGCCTCTCATAGTCATGAGaagttcaaaaataaaagatgaaacaagaaaaattgaagaagagGAGCTCCCAAAGTGAATGTTTTTGCTTCAAAGCATGCCATAAACGAACTCCCTCCAAAATGCACAATACCTCTTTTTATATCCTTCAAAACGTTGCACTGTTATGCTTTTTGAGAAATCACTATGTGATAAGTCTGGATATGTGTGTTGAGCACACATGTATAGTATAGTTGGCTTAAGTGACCACGCGCAAAGCCTCTAAATGCATGATTAACGCACATGTATGATACAACGTTGAGCGTGCATTGGAGCATTGAGCGTGCTACTCCAATTTTTCATACATCTTTCATTATTCTGTTGATGTATCAAAAACATTCTACAAAATAGAACAAAACACTATAAAATAACTAACTTTAACATTCTtaagataaaaattcaaaagaatcTAAATTTCTATCTTTTTAAGTCAAAAGAAGtgtcaaaagagaaaaaattatatcattgtCATGTAATTTAAGTGTACAAACTAAATATgtataacaattataaaaaaaccctTTAGAACTCATTCATTGGAAGAGTGAGCATTTTCCATTGCGGTTTCTTACTTTCCTTGCTTTGGCCCTACATTCATATAAAGCATTATTCTTtcggataaaaacaaaaacaagtgtacaaataaaaaaaatcaacttaaaaaaaaatgtaaaatatcactaaattaaaagaatatccTATCAAGGCCAACGTCTCCtatcataacattttttttcagcatgcatatatatataaatatatttagatatttattagCATATTTACCAACttagatttattaaaatttaaactaaataattaacaacatattaaaaattcaaaatatgaatttaatatcCGTATAagatacaaaatattaatttagtatatatatatatatatatatatatatatatatatatatatatatatatatagaattctAAAACTAATTAGAATTTAAAAGgctaatatatataaagtatgtacattcaaataaataatttaaagagtGCGACTagatacattaattaattaattaattaattaattaaaattaattttgaatttaatattgaaCCTACATCACATATAAAtaagtgttttaatttttacataagaaaataatttatttaataattaaattatataatttaatttaatcaaataaatattttattgaaatattattatatttttttctagcaccaacaatataattaatataaataaagagtattatttttcataaatgtgaaaaatatatcataataaaaataatattctattgCTATATGTCAAGATCAAATAATGTGATTAACTATCTTAATTAGTCTTGTGACGATCTAAAAAGAATCTTTATCTTAAATTaggaaattttttgaaataaagagatacccaattattttaaattaaatatttcgtataaaaaaaacttaaatccaCACATCTTTTAACACTTTTTAAACCTGAAgactaaaaagaagaagaatattatTCTTAGAGTTTCACTCACTCATCAAACATTTGATAAGAGATTAATTTTGACGTAAATATATGTAAAGTCttcatgtaataaaaaaattattattttagcaaCGCACATCCAAGtatataattttaacttattattatttattactactgtagtataatttaaattcaaaaattgatctttgtTGCAAGTGTTAAAGAACTCTCTTAGAACTACTATCAGCATAAACACATGTATACAAAATCAATAACTTCTATCATGGCTctcaaatttcacaattatGTCCCATTGATGAATAAAGTTCATATCTATGATAAATgttttcaattgaatttttcCCAAGTCCATCGCCCACCCTAAGGAGGAGGTAGAGAACAtgcaaaaatattgttttctttttctttttcattatgaTGCACACAACAAACAAGTGCATTCACCTGAGCCACATGAAGATACAGATGCACTACAGAATGAGAAGCTTTCAAACCCAAGAAAAGTAACTTCCAATTTAAGTTTATTGCTAACAACATATGCTATGATATCACGATTTTAATGTTTATGATTTAATATCACaactataattttttgaaagaaacatatttaaaaaaatgaataaaatttaggataataaatatataatctgcatattaaaaaattataatccaaaatataaataaagtttaCATGTTTCCtaggataaatttatttaatagagaataaacaagaatttaaataagTAGGTATTCTTTATAAATAAGGACAAATAAACttatttgatagagaataaataagaatttaacATAAATAGATAGATATTATTTATAAGTAAAGATACACATATTGCCCGAAATAGGatacaaatattttgtttgaaataaattttttaataaagagtaattgaaaatatttatatatgtttttaaatattcatatatatatatatatatatatttccaaaATAGGGAGCACATATTCaaattaagaagaaattaaatcttaaccatttattttaatctatgaATTATTTAAGTCTCTCATCTCTTACAATATTCATCTCCTCCcaacaaaatcaatatttttactataatttttagGAATTGGTTTAACCTCAAAACTAATGGCTATAAAaactagttttaaaattttaataataaatatacaatttatattatattttaaaaaaaatgaccaCATTCATCTTATAAATTcagtcttaaaaaattattttatatttattttttaatttttttatcttcaccTTCTGATTCATTAAAAGAAGGAAGACTCTAACTAAtcgaatgataaaaaaaattatttttgccaaGATCCCAACAATTAAATTTATGCCAAATCAGttggttatttaatttttgaagtttGAAAACACCTTAacgactaaaataaaaataaaatcctaaAGTATCGGGGCCATGTATGTCATTTCAGTACTACAAAACCGAGTCCGTGTAGAAAACATGACCGTTGGGATTCAAATTCAAAGGTTGTGCTAAACCGGCTACTAGAAGAgaaaaatcaaaaccaaaaaagCAAAACTAAAATCTGGGAAGCGAGAAGGAAGAAGCCATGAGAACCGTTTTTCTGCAATCGAAGTCAAAATCCAGCACACCATCATCGGATGAAGATAACAACAGCTGCTACTTCCCCGGTTGCAAGAAAGATGCAAATTGCAACTGCGAAATGTGTTTGGCCAGCATCAATGCCACCCTCGATCTCATGCCCAACAGCGTCCACAAAAGCACCCTCACCAAGCTCTCTGCTTCCAAACCCAACGTTGAGCGCACCCCAATTTCTTTTGATGCTTCTATTCTGTCCACACCCAGATCCAGTGAGTTTCAGCTATCTTCATCCACTCCTCTCTCCAACTCAAGAGCCAGATCAGACTTGAGCCAGAAAATGGAGAAGCACAAGAAGGGACAACAAGCCTCTGGTTTCAGTTTCTTGAGGTTGATGCTCTTTTTTGGATTCTTCTTGTCTGCGGACCTTGTTTTTCCCTTGGTGGTTTCTGGGGTTCTTCAGCCTGCTTTGTCACCGGATGCGGTAAAAAGGGTCGGTGAGAAATGTAGCCTTGTGCGTGATTTGAATGGAAAGTTGAGGCTTTTGCAGAAAGAGTTGGCAACTGTTGTCGGGGAAGTTTCAAATTGCAGCTTCACTGATACCTTGTGGGAAATCAGCCAGGTATTGTATTACTCTTTAAGAAAAGTTAGTTTCTTTATGCATGCTTTTATTGATACTTGGGCAAAATGTACTTCAGCTTGGTTAAAATTGGTTTTAATCTCTGTACTATAGAATGGTGGTGGTTTTAGTCATCATATTTCTAAAATGTGGTGAGTTTCATTCTTGACCTAACACTTCATTTTGACTTTACTAGGGACTAAATCTATCACATTTCATAAAATCTATGGACTAAAACtatttttgtctaaattttaagggacttaaaatagattttacCTTTGATTTTTTCAACAGTCAATAAGAATGTGGTGCTGACAAAAAACAGCCAAAATTTTGTATAGGATGGTTTGCTATTGAATTCAAGGTGCACACTGTACAAATCAGCAATAGAAGAGGTAACAATCTGGGGATGGCCTTTGCAAACAGCAGGATTGCTCACAAATGGGTTCTCTTCTCGAACATTCACTCTCTTATCAGGAAGAGTCACTCAGGTGAATTCTCTTCAATGTCTTGTTTTTTTCCTCAGTCAtcgattgttgttgttgttgactaACTCTTAGTCATTGTCTATCTGTTTATAAAGTGGAATGGTGGACAAGTTGGCTATTTGATTCGGAGGGCTAATGCTTCATGGGTGCAACCAAAATGGGGTGCTTCCGCAGTGCAATTAGACCCCAACACTTGGGTTCTTGAATATCAGAGGAGTTATATTTTTGATGGTACGAGGTTGTATTCTGCAGCATTGGAGTTCCTCAAATATAGGATTTCAAGAATTGTTGCCAGGCTGAAGAAAGATTTCTGGCTGTTTGTCGCATTTGAAGATAAACAGTACAATGGATTCACAGTAAACAATGGACCTCAAATCCCAACTTGAACGAATGGTAGATTTTGGAGTTAATCTTGCTCAATCAGCATATTCCTGCCCTCATCTCTTGTGAGGAGctccattttcttttgtttaggtTCTCTAGTTGGATTTATCCTTTAATTTTGGATATTTATTTGTATAGGATTTGACTATCCGAATTTGACCTGCCATGCTATAATACATTTGAATATACAAGTAAATGTGATTGACTTTTCCATTATGAAACAAATAGAAAGGTTGGACCTTTGAGAACAAGCAACAAGAAACATCAAAGTTGTTTCTTGGTGCACCTCCTTAAGATTTTAGTCGTTGAATATgttagataataaattaatgacaGGACTTGATGAAGTTAATGTTTGACTTGTATTATAACTCCACCTTTCCAGCGCTGATCTTGTTTaaaagttttcattttgtttccctttttatgCTCTACTGTAAATGGCATATTTAATCTACTGAAATGTAGTGCCTAGCATTTCTCTTCCGCTTAAGTCTTAATATCTTTTCTACAACAAAACTTGGTGGAACCAGAAAATTTGTGAACACTATTTCGAAGAGCAAAAGCATTTGATCGTACTGGACCAATATATCAAATTTTGTCTTGGTATCAAAACCTGT
It includes:
- the LOC100803827 gene encoding uncharacterized protein encodes the protein MRTVFLQSKSKSSTPSSDEDNNSCYFPGCKKDANCNCEMCLASINATLDLMPNSVHKSTLTKLSASKPNVERTPISFDASILSTPRSSEFQLSSSTPLSNSRARSDLSQKMEKHKKGQQASGFSFLRLMLFFGFFLSADLVFPLVVSGVLQPALSPDAVKRVGEKCSLVRDLNGKLRLLQKELATVVGEVSNCSFTDTLWEISQDGLLLNSRCTLYKSAIEEVTIWGWPLQTAGLLTNGFSSRTFTLLSGRVTQWNGGQVGYLIRRANASWVQPKWGASAVQLDPNTWVLEYQRSYIFDGTRLYSAALEFLKYRISRIVARLKKDFWLFVAFEDKQYNGFTVNNGPQIPT